A genomic segment from Acuticoccus sediminis encodes:
- the ppa gene encoding inorganic diphosphatase yields the protein MRIDAIPIGKNPPEDINVIIEVPVGGEPIKYELDKASGTLWVDRFLYTPMRYPVNYGFVPHTLSEDGDPIDVMIASTRPIIPGAVMKARPIGVLKMEDDGGMDEKIIAVPVTKLTRRYEKLLSYKDMPSITLEQIQHFFEHYKDLEPGKWVKIHGWGDVDEAKQLIVEAIERAKAAGDTYVAAE from the coding sequence ATGCGTATCGACGCCATTCCCATCGGGAAAAACCCTCCCGAGGACATCAATGTCATCATCGAGGTGCCCGTGGGCGGCGAGCCGATCAAGTACGAGCTCGACAAGGCGTCCGGCACCCTCTGGGTCGACCGCTTCCTCTACACGCCGATGCGCTATCCGGTGAACTACGGCTTCGTGCCGCACACGCTGTCGGAAGACGGCGACCCGATCGACGTGATGATCGCCTCGACCCGTCCGATCATCCCGGGCGCGGTGATGAAGGCCCGCCCGATCGGCGTCCTCAAGATGGAGGACGATGGCGGCATGGACGAGAAGATCATCGCCGTGCCGGTGACAAAGCTCACCCGCCGCTACGAGAAGCTGTTGTCGTACAAGGACATGCCCTCGATCACGCTGGAGCAGATCCAGCACTTCTTCGAGCACTACAAGGACCTCGAGCCCGGCAAGTGGGTGAAGATCCACGGCTGGGGCGACGTTGACGAGGCCAAGCAGCTCATCGTCGAGGCGATCGAGCGCGCGAAGGCCGCCGGCGACACCTACGTCGCCGCCGAATAG